The Xanthomonas sontii genome contains a region encoding:
- a CDS encoding DUF2239 family protein: protein MPDPLQMPSTAFAGHRMWMAGPLGEVALAAKRAVLAGETLLIFDDASGGIVDLDVRGSDAEVLARWSRPPASATERDGSGAVAAVVPDAGGHGRSRGRPKLGVVAREVTLLPRQWEWLASQPGGASAVLRRLVDEARKATQPRQQRRAAQERAYRFMQALAGDLPGYEEALRALFADDRAALEHRIAGWPADVRAYALHLAFDAPAGASSPPISGAPHA from the coding sequence ATGCCCGATCCCCTGCAAATGCCCTCTACCGCCTTCGCCGGCCACCGCATGTGGATGGCCGGGCCGCTGGGCGAGGTCGCATTGGCTGCAAAGCGCGCGGTACTGGCGGGCGAGACGCTGCTGATCTTCGACGACGCCAGCGGCGGCATCGTCGATCTCGATGTGCGGGGCAGCGATGCGGAGGTTCTGGCACGGTGGTCGAGACCGCCGGCGTCCGCCACCGAACGCGACGGCTCTGGCGCCGTCGCCGCCGTCGTGCCGGACGCGGGGGGACACGGCAGAAGCCGCGGACGCCCCAAGCTGGGGGTCGTCGCGCGCGAGGTGACCTTGTTGCCGCGGCAATGGGAATGGCTGGCGTCGCAGCCCGGTGGTGCCTCGGCCGTGCTGCGTCGGCTGGTGGACGAGGCCCGCAAGGCGACGCAGCCACGCCAGCAGCGTCGCGCTGCGCAGGAGCGCGCATATCGTTTCATGCAGGCGCTGGCCGGCGATTTGCCCGGTTACGAAGAGGCGCTGCGCGCACTCTTTGCGGACGATCGCGCCGCATTGGAACACCGCATCGCCGGTTGGCCTGCGGATGTCCGCGCATATGCGCTGCACCTCGCCTTCGACGCCCCCGCTGGCGCGTCTTCGCCCCCCATATCTGGAGCGCCGCATGCATGA
- a CDS encoding DUF2252 family protein yields MARSAHAYVRGNTLKFYEWLAASPAARRVPMGPAIWICGDCHLGNLGPVADGEGRVEIQIRDLDQGVIGNPAHDLIRLGLSLATAARGSDLPGVTTARMMEAMIDGYGAAIEDPTRDHPGAEPETVRSIRREAFGRRWRHLAKERLQAVEPRIPLGEKFWALAPEEREALERLFADPAVAQMVLSLKGKPKDREVRLVDAAYWMKGCSSLGLLRYAAIVALKTGKGHWSYALVDLKEAIAPIAPAAPGARMPADNAARVTAAARALSPYLGSRMMPVHMLGRSLFIRELSPRDLKLEVDQFNHVEAVRSARYLAFVVGKAHARQMKPRTRAAWLQQLDADRRKAIDTPSWLWESVVALAGHHEAGYLEHCRRYALAA; encoded by the coding sequence ATGGCCCGCTCCGCCCACGCCTATGTCCGCGGCAACACGCTCAAGTTCTACGAATGGTTGGCGGCGTCGCCGGCGGCGCGGCGCGTGCCGATGGGACCGGCGATCTGGATCTGCGGCGACTGCCATCTCGGCAACCTGGGCCCGGTCGCCGACGGCGAGGGGCGCGTCGAGATCCAGATCCGCGACCTCGACCAAGGCGTGATCGGCAATCCCGCGCACGATCTGATCCGCCTGGGCCTGTCGTTGGCCACCGCGGCACGCGGCTCGGACCTGCCCGGCGTCACCACGGCACGGATGATGGAGGCGATGATCGACGGCTATGGCGCCGCCATCGAGGATCCGACCCGCGATCACCCCGGTGCCGAACCCGAGACCGTACGCAGCATCCGCCGCGAGGCCTTCGGCCGGCGCTGGCGGCATCTGGCCAAGGAACGCCTGCAGGCGGTGGAGCCGCGTATCCCGCTGGGCGAGAAGTTCTGGGCGTTGGCGCCGGAAGAACGCGAGGCGCTGGAACGGCTGTTCGCCGATCCGGCGGTCGCGCAGATGGTGCTGTCGCTGAAGGGAAAGCCCAAGGATCGCGAGGTGCGCCTGGTCGATGCGGCGTACTGGATGAAGGGCTGCAGTTCGCTCGGCCTGCTGCGCTACGCGGCGATCGTCGCGCTGAAGACCGGCAAGGGCCACTGGTCCTATGCGCTGGTCGATCTGAAGGAGGCGATCGCCCCGATCGCGCCAGCGGCGCCCGGTGCACGGATGCCGGCGGACAACGCCGCACGCGTCACCGCCGCGGCGCGGGCGCTGTCGCCCTACCTGGGCAGCAGGATGATGCCGGTGCACATGCTGGGCCGCTCGCTGTTCATTCGCGAACTCTCGCCGCGCGACCTGAAACTGGAAGTCGACCAGTTCAATCACGTCGAGGCGGTGCGCTCGGCGCGCTACCTCGCCTTTGTCGTCGGCAAGGCGCATGCGCGGCAGATGAAGCCCAGGACGCGGGCCGCGTGGCTGCAACAGTTGGACGCCGACCGGCGCAAGGCCATCGACACGCCGTCGTGGCTGTGGGAGAGCGTGGTCGCGCTCGCCGGGCATCACGAAGCCGGTTATCTGGAGCACTGCCGCCGCTATGCGCTCGCCGCATGA
- the aroA gene encoding 3-phosphoshikimate 1-carboxyvinyltransferase, with the protein MMSNEQGWIATRGTALQGTLTVPGDKSVSHRAVMFAALADGTSRIEGFLEGEDTRSTAAIFAQLGVRIETPSPSQRIVHGVGVDGLQAPQGELDCGNAGTGMRLLAGLLAAQPFDSVLVGDASLSKRPMRRVTEPLALMGARIDTEANGVPPLRIHGGQPLRGIDFVSPVASAQVKSAVLLAGLYADGVTTVQEPHPTRDYTERMLSAFGVDIEFSPGQARLRGGQRLRATDIAVPADFSSAAFFIVAASIIPGSDITLKEVGLNPRRTGLLAALRLMGADIVEHNHSEHGGEPVADLRVRYAPLRGARIPEDVVPDMIDEFPALFVAAAAADGQTVVSGAAELRVKESDRLAAMATGLRSLGIVVDETPDGATIHGGTLGAGTIESHGDHRIAMAFAIAGQLAQGEVRIQDVANVATSFPGFDTLARGAGFALRTA; encoded by the coding sequence ATGATGAGCAACGAGCAAGGCTGGATCGCAACGCGCGGCACTGCGCTGCAGGGCACGCTGACGGTGCCGGGGGACAAGTCGGTGTCGCACCGGGCGGTGATGTTCGCGGCGTTGGCCGATGGCACGTCGCGGATCGAGGGGTTTCTCGAGGGCGAGGACACGCGTTCGACGGCGGCGATCTTCGCGCAGCTCGGGGTACGGATCGAGACGCCGTCGCCGTCGCAGCGCATCGTGCATGGCGTGGGCGTGGATGGGCTGCAGGCGCCGCAGGGCGAGCTGGATTGCGGGAACGCCGGCACCGGCATGCGTCTGCTCGCCGGGCTGCTTGCGGCGCAGCCCTTCGACAGCGTGCTGGTCGGCGATGCGTCGCTGTCCAAGCGGCCGATGCGGCGGGTGACCGAGCCGCTGGCGCTGATGGGCGCGCGCATCGACACCGAGGCCAATGGCGTGCCGCCGCTGCGCATCCATGGCGGCCAGCCGCTGCGCGGCATCGACTTCGTCTCGCCGGTGGCCAGCGCCCAGGTCAAGTCGGCGGTGCTGCTGGCCGGTCTGTATGCCGACGGTGTCACCACGGTGCAGGAGCCGCATCCCACCCGCGACTACACCGAGCGCATGCTGTCCGCGTTCGGCGTGGACATCGAGTTCTCGCCGGGCCAGGCGCGGCTGCGCGGCGGCCAGCGTCTGCGCGCCACCGATATCGCGGTGCCGGCGGACTTCTCCTCGGCGGCGTTCTTCATTGTCGCCGCCAGCATCATTCCCGGCTCGGACATCACCCTGAAGGAGGTCGGGCTCAATCCGCGCCGAACGGGTCTGCTGGCCGCGCTGCGCTTGATGGGTGCGGACATCGTCGAGCACAACCACAGCGAGCACGGCGGCGAGCCGGTCGCGGATCTGCGCGTGCGCTACGCGCCGCTGCGCGGTGCGCGGATTCCGGAGGACGTGGTGCCGGACATGATCGACGAGTTCCCGGCATTGTTCGTCGCCGCGGCCGCCGCCGACGGCCAGACCGTGGTCAGCGGCGCGGCGGAGCTGCGGGTCAAGGAATCGGACCGCCTGGCGGCGATGGCCACCGGGCTGCGCAGCCTCGGCATCGTCGTCGATGAGACCCCGGACGGCGCCACCATCCACGGCGGCACGCTGGGTGCCGGGACCATCGAGAGCCACGGCGACCATCGCATCGCCATGGCCTTCGCCATCGCCGGGCAGCTGGCGCAGGGCGAGGTGCGGATCCAGGATGTGGCGAACGTGGCGACGTCGTTCCCGGGTTTCGACACGCTGGCGCGCGGCGCCGGCTTCGCGTTGCGCACCGCCTGA
- a CDS encoding energy transducer TonB, with translation MSTSPSSSKSGIVLHLPRRLLAIVGIAFAAGLLLFLVVWLVGRKDNDFYKPQPAQVQQDTEQVKPLPEPLPAGSAASNMPQAKPAPAGDAPKLVETAPAPPPTTEAPAPAAGGDVAGNTATALAPGNRPVPLEGQTPPPRYPPAALRRGDAGTVVVRVEVDASGAPAGVALLRRSGSRDLDRAAMETVRRWKFRPAQQNGRAVPASIEIPFDFKPGP, from the coding sequence ATGTCCACGTCGCCCTCGTCCTCCAAGTCCGGCATCGTGCTGCATCTGCCGCGGCGCCTGCTCGCGATCGTCGGCATCGCCTTCGCCGCCGGCCTGCTGCTGTTCCTGGTGGTGTGGCTGGTCGGACGCAAGGACAACGATTTCTACAAGCCGCAGCCGGCGCAAGTGCAGCAGGACACCGAACAGGTGAAGCCGCTGCCCGAGCCGTTGCCGGCCGGCAGCGCCGCCAGCAACATGCCGCAGGCCAAGCCCGCGCCCGCCGGCGACGCGCCAAAGCTGGTGGAGACCGCACCGGCGCCGCCGCCAACCACGGAAGCGCCGGCACCGGCCGCAGGTGGCGATGTCGCTGGCAACACGGCCACCGCGCTGGCGCCGGGCAACCGCCCGGTGCCGCTGGAAGGGCAGACCCCGCCGCCGCGCTATCCCCCGGCGGCGCTGCGCCGCGGCGATGCCGGCACGGTGGTGGTGCGGGTCGAGGTCGATGCCAGCGGTGCGCCTGCCGGCGTGGCCCTGCTCCGGCGCAGCGGCTCGCGCGATCTGGACCGCGCGGCGATGGAAACCGTGCGCCGCTGGAAGTTCCGCCCGGCGCAGCAGAACGGCCGTGCAGTGCCGGCCAGCATCGAGATTCCGTTCGACTTCAAGCCGGGGCCGTAA
- the pheA gene encoding prephenate dehydratase, whose translation MAAKPKKSPAADAKPAKPAKSAATPALADVRAKIDEIDRTIQALIAERAQFAHQVGKAKGKLAAAVDYYRPEREAQVLRMVVDRNQGPLSDEVLVHVFREIMSACLAQQEPLKIGYLGPEGTFSQQAVLKHFGRSAVGLPMATIEEVFQEVESGNADFGVVPVENSGQGTIQVTLDMFLTSNLKICGETELRVHQFLLSRSGRLDAIERIYAHPQSFAQTAGWLRANLPKVEKIPVSSNAEGARRARNADDAAAIGGESAAHVYALKKVIMKSIEDDADNTTRFLVIGRQIFPPSGHDRTSVLVFIHDKPGALFDVLSPFARHGISMNRIESRPSHQAKWEYGFFIDLAGHVEDEAMKLALAELKAHSAQIKVLGSYPVAVP comes from the coding sequence ATGGCCGCAAAGCCGAAGAAATCTCCCGCCGCCGACGCCAAGCCGGCCAAGCCTGCGAAATCCGCCGCCACGCCGGCCCTGGCCGACGTGCGCGCCAAGATCGACGAGATCGATCGCACCATCCAGGCGTTGATCGCCGAGCGCGCGCAGTTCGCGCACCAGGTCGGCAAGGCCAAGGGCAAGCTCGCCGCGGCGGTGGACTATTACCGGCCCGAGCGCGAGGCGCAGGTGCTGCGCATGGTGGTGGACCGCAACCAGGGCCCGCTCAGCGACGAAGTGCTGGTGCACGTGTTCCGCGAGATCATGTCCGCTTGCCTGGCGCAGCAGGAGCCGCTGAAGATCGGCTACCTGGGGCCGGAGGGCACCTTCAGCCAGCAGGCGGTGCTCAAACACTTCGGTCGCTCGGCGGTGGGCCTGCCGATGGCCACCATCGAGGAAGTGTTCCAGGAAGTGGAAAGCGGCAACGCCGACTTCGGCGTGGTGCCGGTGGAGAACTCGGGGCAGGGCACGATCCAGGTCACCCTGGACATGTTCCTGACCTCCAACCTGAAGATCTGCGGCGAGACCGAGCTGCGCGTGCACCAGTTCCTGCTCTCGCGCAGCGGGCGGCTGGACGCGATCGAGCGGATCTATGCGCACCCGCAGTCGTTCGCGCAGACCGCCGGCTGGTTGCGCGCGAACCTGCCCAAGGTGGAGAAGATTCCGGTCTCCAGCAACGCCGAGGGCGCGCGCCGGGCGCGCAATGCCGACGATGCGGCGGCGATCGGCGGGGAGAGCGCGGCGCATGTGTATGCGCTGAAGAAGGTGATCATGAAGTCGATCGAGGACGACGCGGACAATACGACGCGCTTCCTGGTGATCGGGCGGCAGATCTTCCCGCCGTCGGGGCACGATCGTACGTCGGTGCTGGTGTTCATCCATGACAAGCCGGGTGCGTTGTTCGATGTGCTCAGTCCGTTCGCGCGGCATGGGATCAGCATGAATCGGATCGAGTCGCGGCCGTCGCATCAGGCGAAGTGGGAGTACGGGTTCTTCATCGATCTGGCGGGGCATGTGGAGGATGAGGCGATGAAGTTGGCGTTGGCGGAGTTGAAGGCGCATTCGGCGCAGATCAAGGTGTTGGGGTCGTATCCGGTGGCGGTGCCTTGA
- a CDS encoding LysR family transcriptional regulator — translation MHDLNDLYYFAMVVDHGGFAAAERALGIPKSRLSRRISQLESDLGVRLLQRSTRRFAVTDLGMSVHRHAQTMLAEAQAAREVVDRLSAEPRGLVRVSVPVSLAQMQLPKLLPMFLDQYPKVRLQLNISNRRVDIINEGYDVALRVRSRLDDDGSLVMRSFGQVQELLVASPKYLDRAGRPKDPEELTSHVTLSISEDEARQRWELHGPAGEVRRVDLQPRVAGFDFPLLQSMVKDGFGITLLPETVCAEAVRNGELEVVLPEWSLPQGICHAVFASRRGLLPAVRVFIDFLAEHLPRQIEASRLDCGGNCPERTKARHSTLGAMAVEAG, via the coding sequence ATGCACGACCTCAACGATCTGTACTACTTCGCCATGGTGGTCGACCACGGCGGGTTCGCCGCCGCCGAGCGCGCCCTGGGCATCCCCAAGTCGCGCCTGAGCCGCCGCATCAGCCAGTTGGAGAGCGACCTGGGCGTGCGCCTGCTGCAGCGCTCCACGCGCCGCTTCGCCGTCACCGACCTGGGCATGAGCGTGCACCGCCACGCCCAGACCATGCTGGCCGAGGCGCAGGCCGCACGCGAAGTGGTCGACCGGCTCAGCGCCGAACCGCGCGGGCTGGTGCGGGTGAGCGTGCCGGTGTCGCTGGCGCAGATGCAGTTGCCCAAGCTGCTGCCGATGTTCCTGGACCAGTACCCCAAGGTGCGGCTGCAACTGAACATCAGCAACCGCCGCGTCGACATCATCAACGAAGGCTACGACGTCGCCCTGCGCGTGCGTTCGCGCCTGGACGACGACGGCAGCCTGGTGATGCGCAGCTTCGGCCAGGTGCAGGAACTGCTGGTCGCCAGCCCCAAGTACCTGGACCGCGCCGGCCGTCCCAAGGACCCCGAGGAACTGACCTCGCACGTCACCCTCAGCATCAGCGAGGACGAGGCGCGGCAGCGCTGGGAACTGCACGGCCCGGCCGGCGAAGTGCGCCGCGTCGACCTGCAGCCGCGCGTGGCCGGCTTCGACTTCCCGCTGCTGCAGTCCATGGTCAAGGACGGTTTCGGCATCACCCTGCTGCCCGAGACCGTCTGCGCCGAAGCCGTGCGCAACGGCGAACTGGAAGTGGTGCTGCCGGAATGGTCACTGCCGCAGGGCATCTGCCACGCCGTGTTCGCCTCGCGCCGCGGCCTGCTGCCGGCGGTGCGCGTGTTCATCGACTTCCTCGCCGAGCACCTGCCGCGGCAGATCGAAGCCTCGCGCCTGGACTGCGGCGGCAACTGCCCCGAACGCACCAAGGCCCGTCACTCGACGTTGGGTGCGATGGCGGTCGAGGCGGGTTGA
- a CDS encoding GNAT family N-acetyltransferase, which translates to MNTIRPYVMQDRAACLALFDSNVPQFFDHSERAGFERFLQHDTGAWHYLVIVRASAVVACGGHALRLDGRVASFGWGMVDRRLHRQGLGRALTEARLDACRSAGVTRIELDTSQHTQAFYARFGFGVERVMTDGYGPGLDRWDMALNLDRLLAC; encoded by the coding sequence GTGAACACGATCCGTCCCTACGTCATGCAGGACCGCGCGGCCTGCCTGGCGCTGTTCGACAGCAACGTCCCGCAGTTCTTCGATCACAGCGAGCGCGCCGGTTTCGAGCGCTTCCTGCAGCACGACACCGGTGCCTGGCATTACCTGGTCATCGTCCGCGCGAGCGCGGTCGTGGCCTGCGGCGGCCACGCGCTGCGCCTCGACGGCCGCGTCGCCAGCTTCGGCTGGGGCATGGTCGACCGCCGCCTGCACCGCCAGGGCCTGGGCCGCGCACTGACCGAGGCCCGGCTCGACGCCTGCCGCAGTGCCGGCGTCACGCGGATCGAACTGGACACCAGCCAGCATACCCAGGCGTTCTACGCGCGCTTCGGCTTCGGCGTCGAACGCGTGATGACGGACGGCTATGGCCCGGGGCTGGACCGTTGGGACATGGCGCTGAACCTGGATCGCCTGCTCGCCTGCTGA
- a CDS encoding DUF1330 domain-containing protein codes for MLNLLRFREVADYAQHPQLAPAVPISGAQAFDRYIRHTLPHLRASGGDLLFLGRGGPFLIGPDDERWDMAMLIRQASPAAFVGFASHPAYLAGLGHRTAALQDARLLPLSECSVG; via the coding sequence ATGCTCAACCTGCTGCGATTTCGCGAGGTTGCCGATTACGCGCAGCATCCGCAACTGGCACCCGCCGTGCCCATCAGCGGCGCGCAGGCGTTCGATCGCTACATCCGGCATACGTTGCCGCACCTGCGCGCGAGCGGGGGCGACCTGCTGTTCCTCGGTCGCGGCGGTCCGTTCCTGATCGGCCCCGACGACGAGCGCTGGGACATGGCGATGCTGATCCGGCAAGCGAGTCCGGCGGCGTTCGTCGGCTTCGCCAGCCATCCCGCGTATCTCGCCGGTCTTGGGCATCGCACTGCGGCGCTGCAGGACGCGCGCCTGTTGCCACTGTCCGAGTGTTCTGTCGGATGA
- a CDS encoding alpha/beta fold hydrolase: MIGDAGAIGTVQRVRVEGLDIAWDSVGDADAEAVLLISGLGTQMIRWTSSFCTGLAARGYRVIRFDNSDAGASTHFSTCAVPDFAELAAALRAGRRPETPYTLAAMASDAIGLLDGLGVARAHIVGRSMGGMIAQILASDYPQRVLSLTSIMSSTGNPALPQATPEVMALMLAPEPDPAHDLDGYLRARLAFARRLAGRRYPFDAQAHRKLLLQELARCRGTGGTARQMAAVATVGDRRARLATIAAPTLVVHGSDDPLILSACGEDTAHAIPSARYLPVPGMGHDLPRGCERLLIEAICAVARG; encoded by the coding sequence ATGATCGGCGATGCTGGAGCGATCGGCACTGTACAACGCGTACGCGTCGAAGGCCTCGACATCGCATGGGACAGCGTGGGCGATGCCGATGCCGAGGCGGTGCTGCTGATCTCCGGATTGGGGACGCAGATGATTCGTTGGACCAGCTCCTTTTGCACGGGGCTGGCAGCCAGGGGCTATCGCGTCATCCGCTTCGACAACAGCGATGCCGGTGCCTCCACTCACTTCAGCACGTGCGCAGTGCCGGATTTCGCCGAACTCGCCGCCGCACTGCGGGCCGGGCGACGGCCCGAGACGCCGTATACGCTCGCCGCAATGGCCAGCGATGCGATCGGACTGCTCGATGGGCTGGGCGTGGCGCGTGCGCACATCGTCGGACGCTCGATGGGCGGCATGATCGCGCAGATACTGGCAAGCGATTATCCGCAGCGGGTGCTGTCGCTCACCTCGATCATGTCGAGCACGGGAAACCCCGCGCTGCCACAGGCGACGCCGGAGGTCATGGCGCTGATGTTGGCGCCTGAACCCGATCCCGCGCACGATCTGGACGGCTATCTGCGAGCGCGTCTGGCGTTCGCGCGCCGGCTCGCGGGCAGGCGGTATCCGTTCGATGCTCAAGCCCATCGTAAGCTGCTGCTGCAGGAACTGGCGCGTTGCCGTGGCACGGGCGGCACGGCACGGCAGATGGCGGCTGTCGCGACGGTCGGCGATCGGCGCGCGCGCTTGGCCACCATCGCCGCGCCCACGTTGGTCGTTCACGGCAGCGACGATCCCTTGATCCTGTCGGCCTGTGGCGAGGACACAGCGCACGCGATTCCCAGCGCCAGGTATCTGCCCGTGCCGGGCATGGGCCATGATCTGCCGCGCGGCTGCGAGCGCCTGCTGATCGAGGCGATCTGCGCGGTGGCGCGCGGCTGA
- a CDS encoding response regulator: MAIRVFLVDDHALVRTGMKLILSNQTDIEIVGEADSGENALPQIRQLKPDIVLCDLHMPGVSGLEVTERIVKGDHGTKVIIVSVLEDGPLPKRLLEAGASGYVGKAGDAQELLRAVRDVAMGKRYLGANIAQNLALANLEGGGSPFDALSPRELEVALLLTRGLRQEDIAKRLSLSAKTVNTHKARLFEKVGIQDNIALARLATQYGLLDPTHPL, translated from the coding sequence ATGGCCATCAGGGTTTTTCTGGTCGATGATCACGCTCTTGTCCGTACGGGCATGAAGCTGATCCTGTCGAATCAAACGGATATCGAGATCGTCGGCGAGGCCGACAGCGGCGAAAATGCGCTCCCGCAGATCCGGCAGCTGAAGCCGGACATCGTCCTGTGCGATCTGCACATGCCCGGCGTCAGTGGGCTGGAAGTCACCGAGCGCATCGTCAAGGGCGACCACGGCACCAAGGTCATCATCGTCTCGGTGCTGGAAGACGGCCCGCTGCCCAAGCGCCTGCTGGAAGCCGGTGCGTCCGGCTATGTCGGCAAGGCCGGCGACGCGCAGGAGCTGCTGCGCGCGGTCCGCGACGTGGCGATGGGCAAGCGCTACCTCGGCGCCAACATCGCGCAGAACCTGGCGCTGGCCAATCTAGAAGGCGGCGGTTCCCCATTCGATGCACTGTCGCCGCGCGAGCTGGAAGTGGCTCTGCTGCTGACCCGCGGCCTGCGCCAGGAAGACATCGCCAAGCGCCTGAGCCTCAGCGCCAAGACCGTCAATACGCACAAGGCGCGGCTGTTCGAAAAGGTCGGCATCCAGGACAACATCGCACTGGCGCGCTTGGCCACGCAATACGGCTTGCTGGATCCGACGCATCCGCTGTAG
- a CDS encoding DUF3617 domain-containing protein: protein MRLTMPATVAVCVLLAACGKGGDKNGDNVAMSNASVADVAKVQAAKLQPGQWEMRVEQVSSETSGGSGNMPQMPKVPPSTAKVCLTAEQINDPTSLFGSASPMQKNCVYDSFSMKDGKIDAKMHCTMGDIKVAGTSTGTFSATEMSSESHSEITGLPGGMSMKTHMKMDGKRLGECQPGDIKAGDTKAPAAG, encoded by the coding sequence ATGCGTCTGACCATGCCGGCAACGGTTGCTGTATGTGTGCTGCTCGCTGCCTGCGGCAAGGGTGGCGACAAGAACGGCGACAACGTCGCGATGTCCAACGCCTCGGTCGCCGACGTGGCCAAGGTGCAGGCGGCCAAGCTGCAGCCCGGCCAATGGGAGATGCGGGTCGAGCAAGTGAGCAGCGAGACCAGCGGCGGCTCCGGCAACATGCCGCAGATGCCGAAGGTGCCGCCGAGCACCGCCAAGGTCTGCCTCACCGCCGAGCAGATCAACGATCCCACCAGCCTCTTCGGCAGCGCCTCGCCGATGCAGAAGAACTGCGTGTACGACTCCTTCAGCATGAAGGACGGAAAGATCGACGCGAAGATGCATTGCACGATGGGCGACATCAAGGTTGCCGGCACCAGCACCGGCACCTTCAGCGCCACCGAGATGTCCTCCGAATCGCATTCCGAGATCACCGGCCTGCCGGGCGGCATGTCGATGAAGACGCACATGAAGATGGACGGCAAGCGCCTGGGCGAGTGCCAGCCGGGCGACATCAAGGCCGGCGATACCAAGGCGCCGGCTGCAGGCTGA
- the serS gene encoding serine--tRNA ligase, translated as MLDPALLRQQPADLAERLRTSRGYALDVAALEALEADRKRIQVRTQELQSLRNSRSKAIGQAKAKGEDASALMAEVAGFGDELKASEQRLDEIRAQLETLALEIPNLPQADVPVGKDEADNVELQRWGSPRSFDFEVKDHVELGARHGWLDGEAAAKLSGARFTVLRGPIARLHRALAQFMLDLHTGPHAYQETNVPVIVNADSLYGTGQLPKFEEDMFATELGEQKRYLISTSEISLTNLVRDEIVEAERLPLRMTAHSLCFRSEAGSGGRDTRGMIRQHQFEKVELVSVCRPEDSAAEHERMTRCAEVVLETLGLPYRKMLLCTGDMGFSASKTYDLEVWLPSQQTYREISSCSNCGDFQARRMQARWRNPATGKPELLHTLNGSGTAVGRAMIAVMENYQNADGSITVPDALRPYMGGAERIG; from the coding sequence ATGCTCGATCCCGCTCTGCTTCGCCAACAGCCCGCCGACCTCGCCGAGCGCCTGCGCACCAGTCGCGGCTATGCGCTGGACGTGGCCGCCCTGGAGGCCCTGGAGGCCGACCGCAAGCGCATCCAGGTGCGGACCCAGGAACTGCAGAGCCTGCGCAACAGCCGTTCCAAGGCGATCGGCCAGGCCAAAGCCAAGGGCGAGGACGCGAGCGCGCTGATGGCCGAAGTGGCTGGCTTCGGCGACGAACTGAAGGCCTCCGAGCAGCGCTTGGACGAGATCCGCGCGCAGCTGGAGACGCTGGCGCTGGAGATTCCCAACCTGCCGCAGGCCGACGTGCCGGTGGGCAAGGACGAAGCCGACAACGTCGAACTGCAGCGCTGGGGCAGCCCGCGCAGCTTCGATTTCGAGGTCAAGGACCATGTCGAACTCGGCGCACGCCACGGCTGGCTGGACGGCGAGGCGGCGGCCAAGCTGTCGGGCGCGCGCTTCACCGTGCTGCGTGGGCCGATCGCGCGCCTGCATCGCGCCCTGGCGCAGTTCATGCTGGACCTGCACACCGGCCCACATGCCTACCAGGAAACCAACGTGCCGGTGATCGTCAACGCCGACAGCCTGTACGGCACCGGCCAGTTGCCGAAGTTCGAGGAAGACATGTTCGCCACCGAGCTGGGCGAACAGAAGCGCTACCTGATCTCCACCTCGGAAATCTCGCTGACCAACCTGGTGCGCGACGAGATCGTCGAGGCCGAGCGCCTGCCGTTGCGCATGACCGCGCACTCGCTGTGCTTCCGCTCCGAGGCCGGCAGCGGCGGCCGCGACACCCGTGGCATGATCCGCCAGCACCAGTTCGAGAAAGTGGAACTGGTCAGCGTGTGCCGCCCGGAAGACAGCGCCGCCGAACACGAGCGCATGACCCGCTGCGCCGAAGTGGTGCTGGAGACGCTGGGCCTGCCGTACCGCAAGATGCTGCTGTGCACCGGCGACATGGGCTTCTCCGCCAGCAAGACCTACGATCTGGAAGTCTGGCTGCCGTCGCAGCAGACCTATCGCGAGATCTCCTCCTGCTCCAACTGCGGCGATTTCCAGGCGCGGCGCATGCAGGCGCGCTGGCGCAACCCCGCCACCGGCAAGCCCGAGCTGCTGCACACGCTCAACGGCTCCGGCACCGCGGTCGGCCGCGCCATGATCGCGGTGATGGAGAACTACCAGAACGCCGACGGCTCGATCACCGTGCCCGACGCGCTGCGCCCGTACATGGGCGGGGCCGAGCGGATCGGCTGA